The proteins below come from a single Plectropomus leopardus isolate mb unplaced genomic scaffold, YSFRI_Pleo_2.0 unplaced_scaffold23322, whole genome shotgun sequence genomic window:
- the LOC121966160 gene encoding A-kinase anchor protein 1, mitochondrial-like: protein MTSWLLLPSGVTVEVIVVNIVSAGHVFVQQHTHPTYHALRSLDQQMFLCYSQPGTPALPSPAEGNLESLRRQMFLQF, encoded by the coding sequence ctCCTGCTGCCCAGCGGAGTGACGGTTGAAGTGATCGTGGTGAACATCGTGTCGGCCGGTCACGTCTTCGTCCAGCAGCACACCCACCCGACCTACCACGCCCTGCGGAGCCTCGACCAGCAGATGTTCCTCTGCTACTCCCAGCCGGGCACCCCCGCCCTGCCCTCGCCAGCCGAAGGTAACCTCGAGTCGCTGCGCAGACAAATGTTTCTGcagttttag